One part of the Quercus lobata isolate SW786 chromosome 7, ValleyOak3.0 Primary Assembly, whole genome shotgun sequence genome encodes these proteins:
- the LOC115953979 gene encoding protein WUSCHEL-like — translation MEPQNQQQQQQAQNEDGSSGKGGYLCRTSSTRWTPTTDQIRILKDLYYNNGVRSPSAEQIQRISARLRQYGKIEGKNVFYWFQNHKARERQKKRLNSDVPMQRGVGVGVGNTNWNSTPEESIHAKYPLPNITSGVSASSSSSGVISVGHMGNYGYGSVIMEKSFRDCSISNGGNNGGVGGSIGQNFGCVGVDPYSSSYSTLFDKRRLMEENLGVQEDDDDEEEEEEEEEEGEKETLPLFPMHAEDINGFCNMNPYTTNNGYNYTTCYRSADDGINGSRTSLELSLNSYSHRSSPYH, via the exons ATGGAACCTCAAAatcaacagcaacaacaacaagcACAAAACGAGGATGGTAGCAGTGGAAAAGGGGGATATCTATGCAGGACAAGCAGTACACGCTGGACTCCCACAACTGACCAGATAAGAATTCTCAAAGACCTTTACTACAACAATGGAGTTAGGTCCCCAAGTGCTGAGCAGATTCAGAGGATCTCAGCTAGACTCAGACAGTACGGCAAGATTGAAGGCAAGAATGTCTTTTATTGGTTTCAGAACCACAAAGCTCGTGAAAGGCAGAAGAAAAGGTTAAATTCTGATGTGCCCATGCAAAGAGGGGTTGGAGTTGGGGTTGGTAACACTAATTGGAATAGTACACCTGAAGAATCCATTCACGCCAAGTACCCCTTGCCCAACATAACCTCTG GGGTCTCtgcttcatcttcatcatctgggGTGATTTCTGTTGGGCATATGGGGAATTATGGATATGGATCGGTGATTATGGAGAAAAGCTTTAGG GACTGCTCAATATCAAATGGAGGTAACAATGGTGGTGTTGGTGGATCTATTGGGCAAAACTTTGGATGTGTAGGGGTTGATCCCTATTCTTCATCCTACAGTACCCTCTTTGATAAGAGAAGATTAATGGAAGAAAACTTAGGAGtacaagaagatgatgatgatgaagaagaagaagaagaagaagaagaagaaggtgagaAAGAAACTCTCCCACTGTTCCCCATGCATGCTGAAGACATCAATGGCTTCTGTAACATGAACCCTTACACCACCAATAATGGGTACAACTACACCACCTGTTATCGCTCTGCAGATGATGGAATCAATGGGTCTCGTACTTCCCTCGAGCTTAGCCTCAACTCCTACTCTCACAGATCTTCACCCTACCATTAG